A window from Dysidea avara chromosome 2, odDysAvar1.4, whole genome shotgun sequence encodes these proteins:
- the LOC136248233 gene encoding uncharacterized protein translates to MSEGQEKGQEEEASLLPENGLSDGGFQTTQLEQTVSDLKREKATAKTGFTKVRRCLLTVIQREDTDSVEIKGICEELDVALGCAMNVMERLYDRYKLDKDSKSADKLSDEIEKIEIEYSNAQNRAQEVLDSLSTPRRYDKFLNRLQQQKEDRQQPNRKEPGLPQQEAPPDHQPPQERSCLESVSVSNASQNNCTDPGLIGLDLWKQLKRVTIPVFSGDKKTYQNWKAAFTACVDNAPATPEYKLLQLRQCLAGEALKAIDSLGHSATAYHTAKERLERKFGGQRRQIALYLEEVDNFRPINPGSHRDIEKFADLLDVAIVNLKEANRFEELNDGLLYLKLQKKLPTTMLSGYHRWIFENHKRESVESLREWVIQEVEFQTKALEAVHGFSTVKSGRYEVKKFKKDVPYSFFGKSNVKQVTNEDRQSSRVRRVCSKPHGAWACPDFKQMDLQNRWDCAKQCKLCFRCLGDGHLGQYCNRTRICGIDNCKEVHHRLLHKDRGPRSSSQNKGVVHGKEELQLLSKHDVASKKTICAPNEGEPKATSDPSQNESYTTITTNPGTIALRTIPVYLRNGNRKIKVNALLDDASTKTYINSDVAAELGLQGQLQKVNVSVLNGHVEAFETSPVECTIESLDGRAAVTITALTADRVTGELKAIDWKSCAAKWAHLQHLEFPKLG, encoded by the coding sequence ATGAGTGAAGGTCAGGAAAAAGGTCAAGAAGAAGAAGCTTCTTTACTGCCAGAGAATGGCCTTTCTGATGGAGGATTTCAGACCACACAGCTTGAACAAACAGTAAGTGACTTAAAGAGGGAAAAGGCAACAGCAAAGACAGGGTTTACAAAGGTTAGAAGGTGTTTATTGACAGTAATTCAGAGAGAGGATACAGACAGTGTAGAAATAAAAGGTATTTGTGAGGAGTTAGATGTAGCTTTAGGATGTGCTATGAATGTTATGGAGAGGTTATATGATAGGTACAAGTTAGACAAAGATAGTAAGAGTGCAGACAAGCTTAGTGATGAAATAGAAAAGATTGAAATAGAATATAGCAATGCGCAGAATCGAGCGCAGGAAGTCTTGGATTCACTAAGCACACCAAGGAGGTATGACAAGTTCCTAAATagattacaacaacaaaaagaagATAGACAACAGCCAAATAGAAAGGAACCTGGGCTACCTCAACAAGAAGCTCCTCCAGATCACCAGCCACCACAAGAGAGAAGCTGTCTTGAGTCAGTTTCCGTGAGTAATGCTAGTCAGAATAATTGTACAGATCCCGGGCTTATTGGGTTAGATTTGTGGAAACAGCTAAAAAGAGTAACAATCCCAGTTTTTTCAGGTGACAAAAAGACTTATCAAAACTGGAAAGCTGCATTTACAGCTTGTGTGGACAATGCTCCTGCTACACCAGAGTACAAACTGCTACAGTTGAGGCAGTGTCTGGCAGGGGAGGCACTAAAGGCCATTGATAGTTTGGGACATTCGGCAACAGCATACCACACTGCTAAGGAGAGGCTAGAAAGAAAGTTCGGAGGACAGCGTCGCCAAATAGCTTTGTATTTGGAAGAAGTGGATAACTTCAGGCCTATTAATCCAGGCAGTCACAGAGATATAGAAAAGTTTGCAGATTTATTAGATGTTGCCATTGTTAACCTAAAGGAAGCCAATCGCTTTGAAGAACTTAATGATGGCCTGTTATATTTGAAATTACAGAAGAAGCTACCCACAACAATGTTATCAGGTTATCATAGGTGGATATTTGAAAACCACAAACGAGAGTCAGTTGAAAGTTTGAGAGAGTGGGTTATCCAGGAAGTAGAGTTTCAAACAAAAGCCCTGGAAGCAGTCCATGGGTTTTCCACAGTTAAATCAGGAAGGTATGAAGTTAAGAAATTTAAGAAAGATGTACCGTATAGTTTCTTTGGTAAATCCAATGTCAAGCAGGTTACTAATGAAGACAGACAGAGTTCAAGAGTCCGTAGGGTGTGCAGTAAACCCCATGGAGCGTGGGCATGTCCTGACTTTAAACAGATGGATTTACAGAACAGGTGGGACTGTGCTAAACAGTGTAAATTGTGTTTCCGTTGTTTAGGTGATGGTCACTTGGGACAGTATTGTAACCGAACAAGAATATGTGGAATTGACAACTGCAAAGAAGTTCATCATAGATTACTACACAAAGATCGAGGTCCTCGTTCCAGTAGTCAAAATAAAGGAGTGGTACATGGGAAGGAAGAACTACAGTTACTGAGTAAACATGATGTGGCCAGTAAGAAGACGATTTGTGCTCCAAATGAGGGGGAGCCAAAAGCTACTAGTGACCCAAGTCAAAACGAATCATACAccacaattacaacaaatccaGGTACCATTGCTCTGAGGACAATTCCAGTATATTTGAGAAATGGTAATAGAAAGATTAAGGTGAACGCATTATTGGATGATGCTAGTACAAAAACTTACATCAACTCAGATGTTGCAGCAGAACTTGGTCTACAAGGACAGTTACAAAAGGTTAATGTTAGCGTATTAAATGGTCATGTTGAAGCTTTTGAAACATCTCCTGTGGAATGTACTATTGAAAGTTTGGATGGAAGAGCTGCTGTGACAATTACTGCCCTTACAGCAGACAGAGTTACTGGGGAGTTGAAGGCCATTGATTGGAAATCATGTGCTGCAAAATGGGCTCATTTACAACATTTGGAATTTCCTAAACTAGGATAA